Proteins encoded within one genomic window of Phototrophicus methaneseepsis:
- a CDS encoding branched-chain amino acid ABC transporter permease gives MESIFLQQTVNAILLGAIYALFALGYALVFSVLGVLNLAHSAIFMWGAFIGLLAVEQWQLPPLLALLLGALGGGLLSVLLEFIAFRPLRRRNAARISQLISSIGASILLVNIAQLLFQQIYNRTEAYYPLDLVLFPGMSTETIVLDDIGLRIQPIRIVILVIALVTMVLLQYMVTRTQIGQHMRAVAFSERIASLLGIPVSRIFVLTFFLAGIFGGMAGMLYGVAFRKVDPFIGENVALVGLTAIVLGGMGSIQGAVLGGFIVAALQTISIAAGGSSYSNAIVFVLLFVVLLVRPQGLLGQPENTRA, from the coding sequence GCTGGTTTTCAGCGTGTTGGGGGTGCTCAACCTGGCCCACAGCGCGATCTTCATGTGGGGGGCCTTCATTGGCTTACTCGCAGTGGAACAGTGGCAACTGCCACCTCTCCTTGCCCTGTTACTCGGGGCTCTCGGCGGCGGATTACTGAGCGTGCTGCTGGAATTCATTGCATTCCGGCCATTGCGACGACGGAACGCTGCCCGTATTTCCCAGCTCATCAGCAGCATTGGTGCCTCGATTTTGCTGGTCAACATCGCCCAGTTATTGTTCCAGCAGATCTATAACCGGACCGAGGCTTATTATCCGCTGGACCTGGTTCTATTCCCTGGCATGTCTACAGAGACGATTGTGCTGGATGATATTGGCTTACGCATCCAACCGATTCGTATTGTCATCCTGGTGATTGCGCTGGTGACGATGGTCTTGCTGCAATACATGGTCACCCGGACGCAAATCGGCCAGCATATGCGCGCCGTCGCCTTCAGCGAGCGCATTGCCAGCCTACTCGGCATTCCCGTTAGCCGTATTTTCGTGCTGACGTTCTTCCTGGCGGGCATCTTCGGCGGGATGGCGGGGATGTTGTACGGCGTGGCCTTCCGCAAGGTAGACCCCTTCATCGGTGAGAATGTCGCGCTGGTGGGCCTGACGGCCATTGTGTTGGGTGGCATGGGCAGTATACAGGGGGCCGTTCTTGGAGGCTTCATCGTAGCGGCCTTACAAACGATCAGCATCGCCGCCGGAGGCAGCAGTTATAGCAATGCGATTGTGTTTGTGCTCTTATTTGTGGTATTGCTGGTGCGCCCACAAGGGCTGCTCGGCCAACCAGAAAACACGAGGGCATAG